Proteins from one Natrinema salinisoli genomic window:
- a CDS encoding twin-arginine translocase subunit TatC, translating to MSSAVDEDTAKAINSGRETIGALLSGAQQHLQKVFIVFLVGFVGAFYALRMVVWDFLEATAKGQMNEEIAGSTDIITRTPFEVILLQAKIGMVVGALFALPALLFFSRKALRRRGYTSVVPISKGYIAGFVIMALSLFMAGVVYAYTIFFPYAFGFLAKNAVSAGVKPSYGITEFTEFMALLTLSFGLAAQLPLLMGALSYTEIIPFETFRDKWRYAVIGIVIFGALFSPPDPFTQVMWAMPMIVLYVFSLGLAKVVTNVRRRGAATSGGTGTAHIKRRLLQFGGALGVVALAITVAVDQGAFGYLHESVFPAFPSAVRPSRPTGLETTAIEHGLLGEVAVGLLLAAAVGLLVLLGYTIYVLQEPVYPRPDDIRRADSHEDVDFDTLEADDIEGLSTQVFRTMSEEQALEYSRQAMYDDDRSKAEAILDRFDTVQEMQAEGGDGSAGGAASAGGAASSDDEGGLFANTAAGMLDPFTEDETTEDDIGGYAYDIAFVLNSLASRMFIIVGMFMAVMGGTFFWLYSGGLGNVLLLFLDRIPRDVLAEVVGEDVNLSELNETQFLHQIIEELDIVVALHPVEVLIFEAKVSALAGLVAVLPVVLYFAWPAAKERGLVYGDRRTFIVWGGGLLAGFAVGTYLGFFWIAPSIISYLVSDALANDIVVSYRIKSFFWLVIFTTVGIGFLLNIIVTMALFHVGGIVSYRSMLERWRPVVVGIFVLAAFFSPKGILMMLIFSIPIALTYLIGLAVLYVLTAGGRLFDGGGGGSATDPNADGDTGATVVD from the coding sequence ATGAGTTCTGCCGTCGACGAGGACACTGCCAAGGCCATCAACAGCGGCCGGGAGACGATCGGCGCGTTACTCTCGGGTGCCCAACAGCACCTCCAGAAAGTGTTTATCGTCTTTCTCGTCGGCTTCGTCGGCGCCTTCTACGCGCTTCGGATGGTCGTCTGGGACTTCCTCGAGGCGACCGCGAAGGGCCAGATGAACGAGGAGATCGCCGGCTCGACCGATATCATCACCCGGACGCCGTTCGAGGTGATCCTGTTACAGGCCAAGATCGGGATGGTCGTCGGAGCGCTCTTCGCACTCCCCGCCCTGCTCTTTTTCTCTCGGAAAGCGCTCCGCCGTCGCGGCTACACCAGCGTCGTCCCGATCTCGAAGGGGTACATCGCTGGATTCGTGATTATGGCGTTGTCGTTGTTCATGGCGGGCGTCGTCTATGCCTACACCATCTTCTTCCCGTACGCGTTCGGCTTCCTCGCAAAGAACGCCGTCAGCGCCGGCGTCAAACCCAGTTACGGCATTACCGAGTTTACTGAATTTATGGCCCTTCTGACGCTCTCCTTCGGCCTCGCCGCCCAGTTGCCGTTGTTGATGGGCGCGCTTTCCTACACCGAGATCATTCCCTTCGAAACGTTCCGGGACAAGTGGCGATACGCAGTTATCGGGATCGTGATCTTCGGGGCCCTGTTCTCGCCGCCGGACCCGTTCACGCAGGTCATGTGGGCGATGCCGATGATCGTCCTCTACGTCTTCAGCCTCGGACTGGCCAAGGTCGTCACCAACGTGCGACGGCGCGGCGCGGCGACCTCCGGCGGGACGGGGACGGCACACATCAAGCGCCGCCTGCTCCAGTTCGGCGGCGCGCTCGGCGTCGTCGCCCTCGCGATCACCGTCGCCGTCGATCAGGGTGCCTTCGGGTACCTCCACGAATCGGTCTTCCCCGCGTTCCCGTCGGCGGTGCGCCCCAGCAGGCCGACCGGACTCGAGACGACGGCGATCGAACACGGACTGCTCGGCGAGGTCGCGGTCGGGCTCCTCCTCGCCGCCGCCGTCGGGCTCCTCGTCCTGCTCGGCTACACGATCTACGTGCTGCAGGAGCCGGTCTATCCGCGACCGGACGACATCCGACGGGCCGACTCCCACGAGGACGTCGACTTCGACACGCTCGAGGCGGACGATATCGAGGGCCTCTCGACGCAGGTCTTCCGGACGATGAGCGAGGAGCAGGCGCTGGAGTACTCCCGGCAGGCGATGTACGACGACGACCGATCGAAGGCCGAGGCCATCCTCGATCGCTTCGATACGGTCCAGGAGATGCAAGCCGAGGGCGGAGACGGAAGCGCAGGCGGAGCAGCGAGTGCCGGCGGGGCCGCTTCGAGTGACGACGAGGGCGGCCTCTTCGCCAACACCGCCGCCGGCATGCTCGACCCCTTCACCGAGGACGAGACCACCGAGGACGACATCGGCGGCTACGCCTACGACATCGCATTCGTCCTCAACAGCCTCGCCTCGCGGATGTTCATCATCGTCGGCATGTTCATGGCCGTCATGGGCGGCACCTTCTTCTGGCTCTACTCGGGCGGTCTCGGGAACGTACTGTTGCTCTTCCTCGATCGGATACCCCGAGACGTGCTCGCCGAGGTCGTCGGCGAAGACGTCAATCTGAGCGAGTTGAACGAGACGCAGTTCCTCCATCAGATTATCGAGGAACTGGACATCGTCGTCGCCTTACACCCCGTCGAGGTGCTCATCTTCGAGGCGAAGGTGAGCGCGCTCGCCGGCCTCGTCGCCGTGTTGCCGGTGGTGCTGTACTTCGCCTGGCCGGCCGCCAAGGAGCGCGGACTGGTCTACGGCGACCGCCGCACGTTCATCGTCTGGGGCGGCGGCCTGCTAGCCGGCTTCGCCGTCGGGACCTACCTCGGGTTCTTCTGGATCGCCCCGTCGATCATCTCGTATCTGGTCTCGGACGCCCTCGCGAACGATATCGTCGTCTCCTACCGGATCAAGAGCTTCTTCTGGCTCGTGATCTTCACCACCGTCGGGATCGGCTTTCTGCTGAACATCATCGTCACGATGGCCCTGTTCCACGTCGGCGGCATCGTCAGCTACCGCTCGATGCTCGAGCGCTGGCGGCCGGTCGTCGTCGGGATCTTCGTCCTCGCGGCCTTCTTCAGCCCGAAGGGGATCCTCATGATGCTGATCTTCTCGATCCCGATCGCGCTCACGTACCTGATCGGGCTCGCCGTCCTCTACGTCCTGACCGCCGGCGGACGGCTGTTCGACGGCGGCGGTGGCGGATCGGCGACCGATCCGAACGCCGACGGCGACACCGGAGCCACCGTCGTCGACTGA
- a CDS encoding MFS transporter, translating to MTAKSTPEPTSDGTRDIRGSPRRGVASATLGFFVGFAGVVLYGPVATELEGAMGLSGLALGLLVAAPQLTGSLLRIPFGAWVEDVGAAKPFLVLLGCAVVGMAGLSTILVTVGTDGLTMAHYPLVFLFGALSGCGIATFSVGAAQTSYWSPEDRQGTMLAVYAGLGNSSPGIFTLVVPVALAALGLTGAYLAWFGFLVLGTVVYAVVAVDAPFFQLRKRGLEADDAKREAKARGQDLFPSGDATASIREAAGIPRTWVLVVLFFASFGGFLALTTWFPSYWTAVHDLDLQGAGTLTAVAFTLLAALVRVPGGVASDRLGGERTAIASFVVVGVAAAILVVARTVPLAIGATVLLGIGIGVANAAVFGLVPKYVPEAVGGASGLVGGLGAFGGFVIPPVLGLFVDLQGTAGYANGFVVVLVLAVASIGLSGRLYRTRVEPAPDGPAPADD from the coding sequence ATGACCGCGAAATCGACCCCCGAACCGACGAGCGACGGCACACGCGATATACGGGGGAGCCCGCGACGCGGCGTCGCGTCAGCGACCCTCGGCTTCTTTGTCGGGTTCGCCGGCGTCGTCCTCTACGGGCCCGTCGCGACCGAGCTCGAGGGAGCGATGGGGTTGTCCGGGCTCGCGCTCGGGTTGCTGGTCGCTGCACCCCAGTTGACCGGCTCGTTGCTCCGGATTCCGTTCGGCGCGTGGGTCGAGGACGTCGGGGCGGCGAAGCCGTTTCTGGTCCTGCTGGGCTGTGCCGTCGTGGGAATGGCCGGCCTGTCGACGATCCTCGTGACCGTCGGCACGGACGGCCTGACGATGGCCCACTATCCGCTGGTGTTCCTGTTCGGCGCGCTGAGCGGGTGCGGGATCGCGACGTTCTCGGTCGGCGCGGCCCAGACGTCCTACTGGTCGCCCGAGGACCGACAGGGAACGATGCTCGCGGTGTACGCGGGACTCGGCAACAGTTCGCCGGGGATCTTTACGCTCGTCGTTCCCGTCGCGCTCGCCGCCCTCGGGCTGACGGGTGCGTACCTCGCGTGGTTCGGGTTCCTCGTCCTCGGAACCGTGGTCTACGCCGTCGTCGCCGTCGACGCCCCGTTTTTTCAGCTCCGAAAGCGGGGACTCGAGGCCGACGACGCGAAGCGAGAAGCCAAAGCGCGAGGGCAGGACCTGTTCCCCAGCGGCGACGCGACGGCCTCGATCCGCGAGGCGGCCGGAATTCCGAGAACCTGGGTGCTCGTCGTCCTGTTCTTCGCATCGTTCGGCGGCTTCCTCGCGCTGACCACCTGGTTCCCGTCGTACTGGACGGCCGTCCACGACCTCGACTTGCAGGGTGCCGGGACTCTCACGGCGGTGGCGTTCACGCTCCTCGCGGCGCTCGTCCGCGTGCCGGGCGGCGTCGCGAGTGATCGACTCGGCGGCGAACGGACCGCGATCGCGAGCTTCGTCGTCGTCGGCGTCGCCGCAGCGATTCTGGTCGTCGCTCGAACCGTCCCGCTCGCGATCGGCGCGACGGTGCTGCTCGGCATCGGGATCGGCGTCGCCAACGCGGCGGTGTTCGGTCTCGTCCCGAAATACGTCCCGGAGGCCGTCGGGGGCGCGTCGGGACTGGTCGGCGGGCTCGGCGCGTTCGGCGGCTTCGTCATTCCGCCCGTGTTGGGACTGTTCGTCGATCTGCAGGGAACGGCCGGCTACGCGAACGGCTTCGTCGTCGTTCTCGTCCTCGCGGTCGCGTCGATCGGCCTCTCCGGCCGGCTGTACCGGACTCGAGTGGAGCCGGCTCCGGACGGACCGGCTCCGGCCGACGATTGA
- a CDS encoding nitrite/sulfite reductase — protein MAHKKEELKDGCYGDEVREHILDFATDGGYEAIPEDEHEKWFTRFKFWGLFHQRSGQESYFMMRLTNASGILEPEQLRTIGEVAREYAKGPVENPEFGNGWIDLTTRQSVQLHWLELEDVPAIWEKLESVGVHSRSAGGDTMRNISGCPLHGKAEEFVEAGPLLERFEEELRKDDALANMPRKFNISASGCTVGCAQDSINDIGFEPARKEIDGETVRGFNVRIGGGLGGRQPRAATPLDVFVRPENAYEVGRGFVELYHDYGDRQNRSKNRARFFAEDWGMEQIRETLQEEYVEFDMHTAGEDFREEYTYNAGKPVEDGQHDHVGVGDQKDGRNYVGLSVPVGRLPAEDAIELADLADEYGSGEVRLTRRQNPVIVDVADEDLDALLAEPLLSEYPAEPSPFERGAMACTGTEFCSIALTETKGRMARMLRWFNANVELPDDVGKIKMHYSGCTADCGQAMTADIGLQGMRARKDGEMVEAFDIGVGGGVGEDPSFIDWVQQRVPADEAPGAIRNLLEAYAAHRSEGQTFRQWVEATAEAQLVEFCEPEETDFEAPYMADAKQSWYPFAESESAAAAAADESAAPSDD, from the coding sequence ATGGCGCATAAGAAAGAGGAACTCAAGGACGGCTGTTACGGGGACGAGGTCCGCGAACACATCCTCGACTTCGCCACCGACGGCGGCTACGAGGCGATTCCGGAGGACGAACACGAGAAGTGGTTCACCCGCTTCAAGTTCTGGGGCCTGTTCCACCAGCGTTCGGGCCAGGAATCGTACTTCATGATGCGCCTGACCAACGCCAGCGGGATTCTCGAGCCCGAACAGCTGCGGACGATCGGCGAAGTCGCCCGCGAGTACGCCAAGGGCCCAGTCGAAAATCCCGAGTTCGGCAACGGCTGGATCGACCTGACGACGCGCCAGTCGGTCCAACTGCACTGGCTCGAGCTCGAGGACGTCCCGGCAATCTGGGAGAAACTCGAGTCGGTCGGCGTCCACTCCCGCTCGGCCGGCGGCGACACGATGCGCAACATCTCGGGCTGCCCGCTCCACGGAAAGGCCGAGGAATTCGTCGAAGCCGGGCCGCTGCTCGAGCGCTTCGAAGAGGAGCTCCGAAAAGACGACGCGCTCGCGAACATGCCCCGCAAGTTCAACATCAGCGCGTCGGGCTGTACGGTCGGCTGTGCACAGGATTCGATCAACGACATCGGGTTCGAGCCGGCGAGGAAGGAGATCGATGGAGAGACGGTGAGGGGGTTCAACGTCCGCATCGGCGGCGGGCTCGGCGGCCGCCAGCCCCGCGCCGCGACGCCGCTGGACGTCTTCGTCCGGCCCGAGAACGCCTACGAGGTCGGTCGCGGCTTCGTCGAGCTGTACCACGACTACGGCGACCGACAGAACCGCTCGAAGAACCGCGCCCGGTTCTTCGCCGAGGACTGGGGCATGGAACAGATCCGCGAGACGCTCCAGGAGGAGTACGTCGAGTTCGACATGCACACGGCGGGCGAGGATTTCCGCGAGGAGTACACCTACAACGCCGGGAAACCGGTCGAGGACGGCCAGCACGACCACGTCGGCGTCGGTGACCAGAAAGACGGCCGGAACTACGTCGGACTGAGCGTGCCCGTCGGTCGGCTGCCGGCCGAGGACGCCATCGAACTGGCCGATCTGGCCGACGAGTACGGCTCCGGCGAGGTCCGGCTGACCCGCCGGCAGAATCCGGTCATCGTCGACGTCGCCGACGAGGATCTGGACGCGTTGCTCGCGGAACCGCTGCTCTCCGAGTACCCCGCCGAGCCGAGCCCCTTCGAGCGCGGCGCGATGGCCTGCACCGGAACCGAGTTCTGCTCGATCGCGCTGACCGAGACGAAGGGGCGGATGGCCCGCATGCTGCGCTGGTTCAACGCGAACGTCGAACTACCCGACGACGTGGGGAAGATCAAGATGCACTACTCCGGCTGTACGGCCGACTGCGGGCAGGCGATGACCGCCGACATCGGCCTGCAGGGCATGCGCGCCCGCAAGGACGGCGAGATGGTCGAGGCCTTCGACATCGGCGTCGGCGGCGGGGTGGGCGAGGACCCCTCGTTCATCGACTGGGTCCAGCAGCGCGTCCCGGCCGACGAGGCTCCCGGCGCGATTCGGAACCTGCTCGAGGCCTACGCGGCCCACCGCAGCGAGGGACAGACGTTCCGCCAGTGGGTGGAGGCGACGGCCGAGGCACAGCTCGTGGAGTTCTGCGAGCCCGAGGAGACGGACTTCGAAGCGCCGTACATGGCCGACGCCAAACAGTCGTGGTACCCCTTCGCGGAGAGCG
- a CDS encoding twin-arginine translocase subunit TatC — protein MSDEPAEDRDVEGPAEPREDPDEHRPTATDASEPESGSDAETSEHDGADDPNLETDGEGVVSDRHNPEPTYPDPDDDIGGISTPPDDEEMPLADHIEEMVLRLAVVLLFGAGGTAIGLLWASDAIQFVWFNVFPAGGDAPPPHVYNPLELWLTRIKISSLLGIMVALPAFIYECYLFMRPGLYPNERKYYLAAVPTSVVLGALGMVFSYLLVLPILFEYFTYYAEASADIQYALGDTFNLIITLTGFLAIVFQIPLFIMLAIMLGVTTRRWLAQKRLYFWAAFAALAFAFTLDPTGMAPILVAVTMILLFEGTLFILKWVGRE, from the coding sequence ATGTCGGACGAGCCGGCGGAGGACCGCGACGTCGAGGGCCCGGCAGAGCCGCGGGAGGACCCCGACGAGCACCGGCCAACCGCGACTGACGCGTCCGAACCGGAGTCCGGAAGCGACGCAGAGACGTCCGAACACGACGGTGCGGACGATCCCAACCTCGAGACGGACGGTGAGGGAGTCGTCAGCGACCGTCACAACCCTGAACCCACCTATCCCGACCCCGACGACGACATCGGCGGTATCTCGACGCCGCCGGACGACGAGGAGATGCCGCTGGCCGATCACATCGAGGAGATGGTGCTCCGGCTGGCGGTCGTCTTGCTGTTCGGTGCGGGCGGGACGGCGATCGGCCTGCTGTGGGCCTCCGACGCGATCCAGTTCGTCTGGTTCAACGTCTTCCCGGCCGGTGGTGACGCGCCACCGCCGCACGTGTATAATCCGCTCGAGCTGTGGTTGACCCGGATCAAGATTTCGTCGCTGCTCGGGATCATGGTCGCGTTGCCGGCGTTCATCTACGAGTGTTACCTGTTCATGCGGCCGGGACTGTACCCCAACGAGCGCAAGTACTACCTCGCGGCGGTGCCGACGAGCGTCGTGCTGGGAGCGCTCGGGATGGTGTTCTCCTACCTGCTCGTGTTGCCGATCCTGTTCGAGTACTTCACGTACTACGCGGAGGCGAGCGCGGATATCCAGTACGCGCTCGGCGACACGTTTAACCTGATCATCACGCTGACGGGCTTCCTCGCGATCGTCTTCCAAATTCCGCTGTTCATCATGCTGGCGATCATGCTGGGCGTGACGACCCGTCGCTGGCTGGCCCAGAAGCGGCTGTACTTCTGGGCGGCCTTCGCGGCGCTGGCCTTCGCGTTCACGCTCGACCCGACGGGGATGGCACCCATCCTCGTCGCCGTGACGATGATCCTGCTGTTCGAGGGGACGCTGTTCATCCTCAAGTGGGTCGGACGGGAATAA
- the nasA gene encoding assimilatory nitrate reductase NasA produces MRCAVGCGHVQQSPERGYGLETVRGDPSHPVNQGLACQRGVSETADPGGEWLTRPLVREDGELVPTTWESALQRAAEGLGTAHEAGGDSVAVLGSGQQTNEAAYALGKLARGGFGTRYYDANTTLCMASAVTAYYDAFGSDAPPPTYDDIPEAETHVVWGANPAAAHPVMFRWIRQSAAEDDSELIVVDPVHSETAEVADHHVPLEPGGDLALARAVLARVIETDGVDEAFVDEATIGFAELRADLPDAADAAEMAGVSMADVDRLAAALEDPSLLYWGMGINQSVNGTAAAGALIDLCLATGNLRPGSGPFSLTGQANSMGTRVCSSKGSWPGHRPFADPEHRREVAETWDVPVSRFPDDPGPGPVGIVDAIGDDVDAVYAVATNPVAGMPDTTRVREKLEDSFLVVQDAFRSETVDYADVVLPAATWGESEGTTTNMERTVSRVRAATETPSGVRTDLALIGQLGDRLVPDLFDGPLEPEAVFDEFVALTAGTPADLSGISYDRLEAEHAVRWPAPAPDVAGGYRYYEAGEPDDATGSVDDPSDESWSFYTQSGRARFSMNEARALPEPTDETYPFTLTTARRPDAYNTGVRTREDEPPTARVSPATAVAFADELAAAAEETEADEEDDRFARVVSRRASVTVSVETDEAIPDGVVWLPIHHPDVNDLTLPDVDPRSNEPNFKQCAVRLEPPRERDVRAVAEASA; encoded by the coding sequence ATGCGGTGTGCGGTCGGGTGTGGGCACGTCCAGCAGAGTCCGGAACGGGGCTACGGCCTCGAGACCGTCCGCGGCGATCCCAGTCATCCGGTCAATCAGGGACTGGCGTGTCAGCGCGGCGTCAGCGAGACCGCCGATCCGGGCGGCGAGTGGCTGACGCGGCCGCTCGTGCGGGAAGACGGCGAACTCGTGCCGACGACGTGGGAGTCCGCCCTCCAGCGCGCGGCGGAAGGGCTGGGGACCGCTCACGAGGCCGGTGGCGACAGCGTCGCCGTCCTGGGAAGCGGCCAGCAGACCAACGAAGCGGCCTACGCGCTGGGCAAACTCGCCCGCGGCGGCTTCGGAACCCGGTACTACGACGCCAACACGACGCTGTGTATGGCCTCGGCCGTCACGGCGTACTACGACGCGTTCGGGAGCGACGCGCCGCCGCCGACCTACGACGACATCCCCGAGGCCGAAACGCACGTGGTCTGGGGAGCGAATCCGGCGGCCGCCCACCCGGTCATGTTCCGCTGGATTCGGCAGTCCGCGGCCGAGGACGACTCCGAGCTGATCGTCGTCGATCCCGTCCACAGCGAGACCGCCGAGGTCGCCGACCACCACGTGCCCCTCGAGCCGGGCGGCGACCTCGCACTCGCTCGAGCCGTCCTCGCCCGCGTTATCGAAACGGACGGCGTGGACGAAGCGTTCGTCGACGAGGCGACGATCGGGTTCGCGGAACTCCGCGCGGACCTCCCCGACGCGGCCGATGCCGCCGAGATGGCGGGCGTTTCGATGGCCGACGTCGACCGCCTCGCGGCGGCGCTCGAGGACCCCTCCCTGCTCTACTGGGGGATGGGAATCAACCAGAGCGTCAACGGGACCGCAGCCGCGGGCGCACTGATCGATCTGTGTCTCGCGACGGGTAACCTCCGGCCGGGCTCGGGGCCGTTTTCGCTGACCGGTCAGGCCAATTCGATGGGGACCCGCGTCTGTTCGTCGAAGGGGTCCTGGCCCGGCCACCGACCGTTCGCTGATCCGGAGCACCGACGGGAGGTCGCCGAGACGTGGGACGTGCCGGTCTCTCGGTTTCCCGACGACCCCGGACCGGGACCGGTCGGCATCGTCGACGCGATCGGCGACGACGTCGACGCCGTCTACGCGGTCGCGACCAACCCCGTCGCGGGCATGCCCGATACCACGCGCGTCCGCGAGAAGCTCGAGGACTCGTTCCTCGTCGTTCAGGACGCCTTTCGCAGCGAGACGGTCGACTACGCCGATGTCGTTCTCCCAGCCGCGACCTGGGGGGAGTCTGAGGGGACGACGACCAACATGGAGCGGACCGTCTCCCGGGTTCGGGCGGCGACGGAGACGCCCTCGGGCGTCCGAACCGACCTGGCGTTGATCGGCCAGCTCGGCGATCGGCTCGTCCCCGATCTGTTCGACGGCCCGCTCGAGCCGGAAGCCGTCTTCGACGAATTCGTCGCGCTGACCGCTGGGACCCCAGCGGATCTCTCGGGGATCAGCTACGACCGCCTCGAGGCCGAACACGCGGTCCGCTGGCCGGCACCGGCACCGGACGTAGCGGGCGGGTACCGGTACTACGAGGCTGGAGAGCCGGACGATGCGACCGGTTCCGTCGATGACCCGAGCGACGAATCGTGGTCGTTCTACACCCAGTCCGGCCGCGCCCGGTTCTCGATGAACGAGGCCCGAGCGCTCCCGGAACCGACGGACGAAACGTATCCGTTCACGTTGACGACCGCACGCCGCCCCGACGCGTACAACACCGGGGTTCGGACCCGCGAGGACGAACCGCCGACGGCCCGGGTCAGCCCGGCGACGGCCGTCGCGTTCGCCGACGAACTCGCGGCCGCGGCCGAAGAGACCGAGGCCGACGAGGAAGACGACCGGTTCGCTCGCGTCGTCTCCCGACGAGCGTCGGTGACGGTCAGCGTGGAGACGGACGAGGCGATCCCGGACGGAGTCGTCTGGCTGCCGATTCATCACCCCGACGTCAACGATCTCACGCTCCCCGACGTCGACCCGCGCTCGAACGAGCCGAACTTCAAGCAGTGTGCGGTTCGTCTCGAGCCGCCGCGGGAACGGGACGTCAGGGCGGTCGCGGAAGCGAGCGCCTGA
- a CDS encoding 23S rRNA (uridine(2552)-2'-O)-methyltransferase encodes MAGKDHYYNKAKQEGYRSRAAYKLKQLDQLENVIDGGDTVVDLGAAPGGWLEVAAEAVGPNGNVIGVDFQRIKDFDDHDNVETLRGDMTEDKTRDRVVDAAGGPVDVVVSDMAPNMSGEYSLDQARSLHLARQAFETALELLDSGGDFVVKVFEGPDVDDFRADVEEEFQYVRATSPKASRDESSEVYFIGKGRLTAPVRPGDELEVEIESVGTEGDGIASVDGYRLFVSGTEEGETVDVRVEDVKPNFGFAQRIDAE; translated from the coding sequence ATGGCAGGAAAAGACCACTACTACAACAAAGCGAAGCAGGAAGGGTACCGCTCTCGAGCGGCCTACAAGCTCAAACAGCTCGACCAGCTCGAGAACGTCATCGACGGCGGCGACACCGTCGTCGACCTGGGTGCGGCCCCCGGCGGCTGGCTCGAGGTCGCCGCCGAGGCGGTCGGCCCCAACGGGAACGTCATCGGCGTCGACTTCCAGCGGATCAAGGATTTCGACGACCACGACAACGTCGAGACGCTCCGCGGGGACATGACCGAGGACAAGACCCGCGACCGCGTCGTCGACGCCGCCGGCGGCCCCGTCGACGTGGTCGTTTCGGACATGGCACCCAACATGTCCGGCGAGTACTCGCTGGACCAGGCCCGCTCGCTGCACCTCGCGCGGCAGGCCTTCGAGACCGCTCTCGAACTCCTCGACAGCGGCGGCGACTTCGTCGTGAAGGTCTTCGAGGGGCCGGACGTCGACGACTTCCGGGCAGACGTCGAGGAGGAGTTCCAGTACGTTCGCGCGACCTCACCGAAGGCCAGCCGCGACGAGTCCTCCGAGGTCTACTTCATCGGGAAGGGGCGGCTCACCGCACCGGTGCGGCCCGGCGACGAACTCGAGGTCGAGATCGAAAGCGTCGGTACCGAGGGCGACGGCATCGCGTCGGTCGACGGCTATCGCCTGTTCGTATCGGGCACCGAGGAAGGCGAGACCGTCGACGTCCGCGTCGAAGACGTGAAGCCGAACTTCGGATTCGCCCAGCGGATCGACGCGGAGTAA
- a CDS encoding DNA polymerase sliding clamp — MFKAIVSAETLTSALDSVSVLVDECKIHLEEDGLEIRAVDPANVGMVDLSLDASAFESYEADGGLIGVDLSRLEDIAGMAESGQLIQLELDEETRKLHIQIDGLEYTLALIDPDSIRQEPDIPDLDLPAEVVLEGKDVNRSVTAADMVSDHIALGVDETEEYFYVDAEGDTDDVHLELTQEDLIDLQVGPAHSLFSLDYLKDMNKAIPKDTEVTLDLGEEFPVKIYFGFGEGKGQVTYMLAPRIQSD; from the coding sequence ATGTTCAAGGCCATCGTGAGCGCCGAAACGCTCACCAGCGCGCTCGATTCGGTGAGCGTGCTGGTCGACGAGTGCAAGATCCACCTCGAGGAAGACGGACTGGAGATCCGGGCCGTCGACCCCGCGAACGTCGGGATGGTCGACCTCTCGCTCGATGCGTCTGCGTTCGAGTCCTACGAAGCGGACGGCGGACTGATCGGCGTCGACCTCTCGCGGCTCGAGGATATCGCTGGGATGGCCGAGTCCGGCCAGCTTATCCAGCTCGAACTCGACGAGGAAACCCGGAAGCTCCACATCCAGATCGACGGGCTCGAGTACACGCTCGCGCTCATCGATCCCGATTCGATCCGCCAGGAGCCGGACATCCCGGACCTCGATCTGCCCGCTGAGGTCGTCCTCGAGGGGAAAGACGTCAACCGCTCGGTGACCGCCGCCGACATGGTTTCCGATCACATCGCGCTCGGCGTCGACGAAACGGAGGAGTACTTCTACGTCGACGCGGAGGGCGACACCGACGACGTCCACCTCGAACTCACGCAGGAGGATCTGATCGATCTGCAGGTCGGCCCCGCTCACTCGCTGTTCTCCCTGGATTATCTCAAGGACATGAACAAGGCGATCCCCAAGGATACCGAGGTCACGCTCGATCTCGGCGAGGAGTTCCCCGTCAAGATCTACTTCGGCTTCGGGGAGGGGAAGGGCCAAGTCACGTACATGCTCGCGCCGCGGATCCAGAGCGACTGA